The segment CGATCCGATCAGGCCGAAACCCAGGACCAGCGTCATCCAGGTCGCGACGTCGGGCGCCGCGGTCACATAGGGGCCCGTCAGCGAGACGCTGTCCAGCAGCGAGAAGGGCGGCTGGCCCGCGGGCGTTCCCATCGCAAGGAAGTACAGCGTGTCGCTGGCCTGCGTCGCGACGAAATTGAAGGTCTGCGTCTGCCAGCCGGTGAAGCCGTGGTTGACGTTGTTGAGGATCGCGGTCTGCTCATCGATGTCCTGGCCGAGGAAGCCGAATTGCCAGCCATCGGTCGATGGACCATTATAGCCATATTCCTGGGCGCCGGCATAATTGAAGCTCAGCTGATAGCTCTGGCCGACGATCAGCCCGGTGATCGTCTGGGTAAGCTTGCCGACATGATAGGCGCCATCGGCCCCGATGAAATTGCCGCCGGTCGGGCTGGCGGAAAGGCCATTGTTCACGCCCTTGCCCGGACCCCACAGCTTCAGCGTGGATTCGCCCGGCGATCCGCTGCTCGACGCGGTCGAACTGTTGAGGACATAGGTGTAGCCGTAATTATGGTCCGCATCGCGCTGGGACGTCCAGCCCACGACGTTGGTGTTGCGGCGAAGCTGGCCGAGGCCGTTGGTCGTCTGTTCGAAGTCGCCGTTGACGATGAACTGGTGCATCGGATCGATCGTCGCGCCCGCGGGAGCCGTCGCGAGCATGCCGGCGGCCAGCCCCAGCAGGACCAGACCGATCCGCGTGCCCACGCCACGAAAGCCCTTCGCCATTTCCATCCCCCCAACCAGGCGCGACGACCCAAAGCCGCATCCATGACGAAGCAAGTTCCGCGCCAATAAATCTTGCCATGGCTTTTCAACAGGCTGTGGCGGACGTCGTTTTCGTCAGCCCAGCGGCATGTAAGATTCCCCGACGGTGGTCAATCCGGCTTATTGCCTGAAATTGTAAACCTTTGTTGAAGATGATCATGGTCGGCTTTCGACTGTGGGAGCCGCAGACTATGAGGGGGACCGACCTCTTTTCCAGGACGGCGACAGGTCGTACTTGACGAGGGGGGGCGCCGCATCCGACCGGAGGGGTCGGCGCGGCCGGAGGGGGAACGGACGTGGGGATCAGGACGAGAGGCGGGATATCGGCATGTCTGGTCGCGGGAGCGGGCCTCGGGCTCATCCTCCTCGCCGGCTGCGGCAAGACCCCCAAGGGACAGGTCGTCGCGATCGTCAACGGCAACGACATCTCCATGCAGCAGCTCAGCGTCGAGGCGCAGGACCTTCCACTCCCCATTCCCGAGACGATCGACCGGCGGGCGCTGAGCAAGGCCATCCTCCAGGCCGTGATCGACCGCGAGCTGGAGGTGCAGGCGGCGCGCGAGCAACGGCTCGACAAGACACCCCAGTTCCTCGCGCTCAAGCAGCGGAACGAGGAGGAGTTGCTGGCGGGCATGCTCGGTCACAAGATCGCGCAGACCGTGCCGCTGCCGACCGCTGAGGAGATTCGCAACTATGTCGTCACCCATCCCCTGCAGTTCGGGCAACGGCAGCGGCTGGTCCTCGATCAGCTCGGCTTCGCGCCGCCCGGCGACCGGCGGCGGCTGGCGACGGTGCTGACCGACGCCCACTCGCTCGACGCGGCAGCGGCGGCGCTGCGGTCGATCGGCATCGCCGCCGAGCGCGGCCAGGGCGCCATCGACACCGGCCAGGCCGATCCCGAACTGGCGCGACAGCTCGACCGGGCGCCCGCGGGCGAACCGATCCTGCTGCCCCAGGGCGATCGCCTGGTCGTCGGCGTGATCACCGCCCGCGAGCCCATCCGGATGTCGAGCGACGACATCCGCATCGCCGCCGCGCGCGCCGTCCGCGCGGCCGCCCTGCTCCACGAAAGCCAGGCGCAGATCGCCGCCGCGCGCAGCACCGCCGAGATCAGCTATGGTCCGGGCTTCGCGCCGGACAAGCCGCCCGCCGCAAGGCGATGAAGGAAGGAACCCGTTGGCGTTTGGAGCGGGCGAAGCCGCTCATACAGAAACATACCTGGCTAAAGGCAGTGGTTTAGAGAACGCGACCGAGCCAGCGTCAGCAGTATCCGGATAATGCCGGGTCTGGACATATCCCGATTTTCGATTCACTCGCGAAATAGTTGCTCCAACTATTGGCTGGGCTGGCGTGGATATAAGCTTAACGCTTCAGGTCTTAACCCTACTTGTAGCCGCTATCGGCCCCGTTCTCGCGTTTCGATACGCAAAGCGGCTCGCCCTTAGAGTCGGTTTCGAAACTCACGCTGATCGCGCCAGTCTGCGGATCATGAGCATGGCAGCGGCGGCGTAGAGGAATGCTGCGGCGGACTTGAGGGTTGCCTCGACGTCCTTGGCGAGACGGCGATTTCGGTTGATCCATGCGAAGAAGCGTTCAACGACCCAGCGCCTTGGCAGGACGACGAAGCCGGTCTGCCCGGTGATTTTGCTGACGATTTCAACGGTGATGCTGGTAGCCTGCGTGACGCGCTCATGGTTGTAGCCGCCATCGGCCCAGACCTTCTCGATGAACGGGAACAGGCCGCGTGATATTTGCAGCACTGCACCACCGCCATCACGATCCTGGACATCGGCGGTGTGAGGTTCGACCAGCAGCGCCCTGCCATCGGTATCGACCAGGGCATGTCGCTTGCGCCCCTTGATCTTCTTGCCGGCGTCATAGCCCCGTGGGCCGCCGCTTTCCGTGGTCTTGACGCTCTGACTGTCGATAATGGCCGCGCTCGGGCTGGCCTCGCGCCCCGTCCGTTCGCGGTCGGTCATCACCAGAGCATGGTTCATTCGCTCGAACACTGCTTCGTCGCGCAACAGGGCAAACCAGCGGTAGACTGTCTGCCACGGAGGAAAGTCTTTCGGCAACAGTCGCCAGGCGATCCCGCCGCGCAGCACATAGAATATGGCGTTCACGATCTCGCGCATCGGCCATTCCCGCCGTCGCCCGGTCGAACGTGCCTCGGGCAGAAATGCGGCGATCAATCGCCACTCCGCATCACTCAAATCCGTCTGGTATCGCTTCGCCACGCGCGTATGCTGCGCGCGGGTGGCCGGGGTCCACATGCCTGTCTCCGAGATGTCTGCAAACTCCCGGAATCACATGAACCTCGGCCGCTCAACCCCTTTCGAAACGGCCTCTTAGCGCGAACCGGCAGGCTTGGATTGAAGGGCTTCGGTCGGATGTCGCCGAACTGATCGCTAGTAACGATAACCTATTTCTGATCGGGCTGCGGATCACGAATGAGGGAGAAAAGGGCGAGCCCGTAGCTCAAGACGTTCTGGACACTTACCGTGCAGCAGCCGTCCAGACTCAGACGCTACGGTATCGCATTAGGCTCAAGCTTCGCGAGAAGAACGACCGTCACAAGGCGCTTTATACTGCGGTTGAAGAATTCCTGAAAGAGCGCGACAAACCTGATCGCACCGAACTGCGAGACGCCGTCGTTTCAGCCTGCTGCGATGTAGTCGATCATGTTTGGCAGCGCGTTGAACGAGGTAGATAGCGCGGCGGAGCTTGACCGACTCGGACCGCATGTTCCATTTTCGTTCTCATGCAGAAAGTCGAATTCAAAGCGCTCGAAAAAGAGCTGGTCATGTACGTCAACCGGCATGGGAAAGCCCCAGCCGCGCGGGCGACGTGGAGCGATGTCCGCCACCAGAAGATGGCGGTGGACATCGTATGCGGCATGATGGTGCGCCTCTTGCGCGAAAGAAATTATCGCGTCGTCGCCCCAAGCCTGATCACAAGCGGAGGCTGGGGGCCGGCACCAGGCCGATGGGGCGTCGACGAACCGGAGCCCGGAGCCGATGCCCCCGATTATCCGGCGGCCGCGCTCGAACGGGCCGGCCAGCTGACGTTCCTATAGCGGTCGCCTTCGGCGATCACTGCGGCCAGGCATCGAGCAGCATCTGCCGCTTGCCGTCGCAATCGCTCAGATCGCGGCGCCCGTCGCGGATCGTGCCGTCATCATCTGCCGACGTTGCCGCTCCCGAGGGTTGCCGGCGCTGTGGCGTCGGGGTGCAGGGCTTCGCCGCCTCGGGGGGTGGTGGCGGCGGCGGGAAACACCAGCTCGTCCATTCGGTCGATTTCCCGCACCCGGACAGCATCGCGGCACAGGACAGCGCCATCAGCAGTTTTCGCATAGTCGTTCACCGATCTTTCGGATTGAAGAAAAAGGGGCAGCAACGCCGCCATGCGGTCGGCCTGCGCCGCCGCAGCCTTGGCGCCGCGCTCCGCATTGGCGATTTGCCGCTCGGCATCGGCGCGCACGTCCTTGACGCGCTGCTCCTGCCAGCGGCCGCGCTCCTCGGCGATGCCCGTATCGTGCCGGGCATTGCCGAAGAGGACGATCGCGAAGGCGGCGAGGCCGATCCCGGCCGCGACACCCAGCAGCTTCCAGAGCATCAGCCGATCGGGCTCTTCGCCTTCG is part of the Rhizorhabdus wittichii RW1 genome and harbors:
- a CDS encoding transposase, IS4 family (PFAM: transposase, IS4 family protein); translation: MWTPATRAQHTRVAKRYQTDLSDAEWRLIAAFLPEARSTGRRREWPMREIVNAIFYVLRGGIAWRLLPKDFPPWQTVYRWFALLRDEAVFERMNHALVMTDRERTGREASPSAAIIDSQSVKTTESGGPRGYDAGKKIKGRKRHALVDTDGRALLVEPHTADVQDRDGGGAVLQISRGLFPFIEKVWADGGYNHERVTQATSITVEIVSKITGQTGFVVLPRRWVVERFFAWINRNRRLAKDVEATLKSAAAFLYAAAAMLMIRRLARSA